One window of the Crassaminicella thermophila genome contains the following:
- the cbiD gene encoding cobalt-precorrin-5B (C(1))-methyltransferase CbiD encodes MLDRYIVKDGKKMRYGYTTGSCAAAASKAAAIMAVTGKKVDFVRIDTPKGWKLDIKVKEYKIGDNYATCSVEKDGGDDPDNTHGILITSSVKIVDEPKIEIKGGKGVGIVTKPGLAILPGNPAINPVPKMMIKKEVAEVLPENKGAIITISVPKGEEIAKKTFNPRLGIVGGISILGTSGIVVPMSEEAFKESLALEIKMAAQEGIEKLILVPGNYGKDMAIKYYKLDERYVIRTSNFIGFMLEQCVENGIKEVLMIGHIGKFVKLAGGIFHTHSKVADGRMEILAANIALLGGSCEFIEELLECVTTEAAIEMIKQRGYEKVFEALCNKAENRCKTRVYDELNVGVIMFSMDKKILGVGIQAKKILEEFKNA; translated from the coding sequence ATGTTAGATAGATACATTGTAAAAGATGGAAAAAAAATGCGATATGGATATACTACGGGTTCATGTGCTGCTGCTGCTTCTAAGGCAGCAGCGATTATGGCTGTTACTGGAAAAAAAGTAGATTTTGTGAGGATTGATACACCAAAAGGATGGAAATTAGATATAAAAGTGAAAGAATATAAAATAGGAGATAATTATGCTACTTGCTCTGTAGAGAAAGACGGCGGAGATGATCCTGATAATACCCATGGAATTTTGATAACTTCTTCTGTTAAGATTGTTGATGAGCCTAAAATAGAGATAAAAGGTGGAAAAGGAGTGGGTATTGTTACAAAACCAGGATTAGCTATTTTACCTGGGAATCCTGCTATTAATCCAGTTCCAAAGATGATGATAAAAAAAGAAGTAGCAGAGGTTTTACCAGAAAACAAAGGAGCTATTATTACTATATCTGTTCCAAAAGGAGAAGAAATTGCAAAAAAGACATTTAATCCTAGATTAGGTATTGTTGGAGGAATTTCTATTTTAGGAACATCTGGTATTGTTGTTCCTATGTCAGAGGAAGCTTTTAAAGAGTCTTTAGCTCTTGAAATTAAAATGGCTGCACAAGAAGGTATAGAAAAACTAATACTTGTTCCCGGAAATTATGGAAAAGACATGGCTATAAAGTATTATAAACTTGATGAAAGATATGTGATTAGAACAAGTAATTTTATAGGATTTATGCTTGAGCAATGTGTAGAGAATGGAATAAAAGAGGTATTGATGATTGGCCATATTGGAAAATTTGTCAAATTAGCGGGAGGAATTTTTCATACCCATAGTAAGGTAGCTGATGGACGAATGGAAATATTAGCTGCAAATATAGCTCTTCTAGGAGGATCATGTGAGTTTATAGAAGAATTACTTGAATGTGTTACAACCGAAGCAGCTATAGAGATGATAAAACAAAGGGGTTATGAGAAAGTTTTTGAAGCATTATGCAATAAAGCAGAAAATAGATGTAAGACTAGAGTATATGATGAATTAAATGTGGGGGTTATTATGTTTTCTATGGATAAAAAAATTTTAGGGGTAGGTATACAGGCAAAAAAAATATTGGAGGAATTTAAAAATGCATAA
- the cbiE gene encoding precorrin-6y C5,15-methyltransferase (decarboxylating) subunit CbiE, producing MHKIYVLGIGPGSKEYILPITTKIIKDSDVLIGGERNLQNFKDSGKEIKYIGKNLKELIKYTKEHMQKKKISYLLSGDTGFYSMLKFLKKHFKNEELEVIPGISSYQYLMAKINDTWHDAYIGSLHGRSFDFIKKVKKHHKVILLTDYKYSPKEIAKLMIQSQINGKIMIVGENLSYENEKITIASPKEIIKMSDFQMSVVVIKDEMEV from the coding sequence ATGCATAAGATTTACGTGCTTGGTATTGGGCCAGGAAGTAAAGAATATATATTACCTATCACTACAAAAATAATTAAAGACAGTGATGTTTTAATAGGAGGAGAAAGAAATTTACAAAATTTTAAAGATTCAGGAAAGGAAATAAAATATATAGGTAAAAATTTAAAAGAATTGATTAAATATACAAAAGAACATATGCAAAAAAAGAAAATTTCTTATTTACTATCAGGGGATACAGGGTTTTATAGTATGCTAAAGTTTTTAAAGAAACACTTTAAAAATGAAGAGTTAGAAGTTATACCAGGAATTAGTTCGTATCAATACTTAATGGCGAAAATTAATGATACATGGCATGATGCATATATAGGAAGTTTACATGGCAGAAGTTTTGATTTTATAAAAAAAGTAAAAAAGCATCATAAAGTAATTTTACTTACAGACTATAAATATTCTCCAAAGGAGATTGCAAAATTAATGATTCAATCTCAAATAAATGGAAAAATAATGATTGTAGGAGAAAATTTATCTTATGAAAATGAAAAGATTACAATTGCTTCTCCTAAAGAAATTATAAAGATGTCTGATTTTCAGATGTCAGTGGTGGTGATAAAAGATGAAATGGAAGTTTAA
- the cbiT gene encoding precorrin-6Y C5,15-methyltransferase (decarboxylating) subunit CbiT, giving the protein MKWKFKTPGIPDKFFIRGNVPMTKEEVRAVTLSKLRLRKDSIMVDVGAGTGSIAIEAAHVCTNGEVIAIEKNSEGIELIKQNSEKFGVYLKILHGNAAECLKEINKFDRVIIGGSGGELEEIIKICYEKLTTEGICVINCITIETLYESMKYLKEIGFSMIDVVSVNVSRGKLVGRYTLMEALNPIYIISGIKTNLL; this is encoded by the coding sequence ATGAAATGGAAGTTTAAAACACCTGGAATTCCGGATAAATTTTTTATTCGAGGAAATGTTCCTATGACGAAGGAAGAAGTAAGAGCTGTTACTCTTTCAAAGTTGAGATTGAGAAAAGATTCTATTATGGTGGATGTGGGTGCTGGTACAGGGTCTATTGCCATTGAAGCAGCGCACGTTTGCACAAATGGAGAAGTTATCGCTATTGAAAAAAATTCTGAAGGAATAGAATTAATAAAACAAAACAGTGAAAAATTTGGCGTTTATTTAAAAATTCTTCATGGAAATGCAGCAGAATGTTTAAAAGAAATAAATAAATTTGATAGGGTTATCATTGGTGGTAGTGGAGGAGAATTAGAAGAAATTATAAAAATTTGCTATGAAAAACTAACAACAGAAGGTATATGCGTGATAAATTGTATAACAATTGAAACATTGTATGAATCAATGAAGTATCTGAAAGAGATAGGATTTAGCATGATAGATGTTGTTTCTGTAAATGTGTCTAGAGGGAAATTGGTTGGAAGATATACACTGATGGAAGCTTTAAATCCAATTTACATTATTTCAGGTATAAAAACAAATTTATTATAA
- the cobM gene encoding precorrin-4 C(11)-methyltransferase, with product MVYFIGAGPGDPDLITVKGKKIVEQADVIIYAGSLVNKQIIDCRKKDAIVYNSASMTLEEVIDTIEKAEKEGKLVARVHTGDPSIYGAIREQMDLLEEKGIDYKIIPGVSSFVGAAAAINKEFTLPGVTQTVILTRMEGRTPVPEKESLESLAKHRASMCIFLSVHMIDEVIKRLSTHYPMNTPIAVIQKATWDDQKIVLGTLQNIAQKVKIAGITKTAQILVGDFLGNEYEYSKLYDKNFSHEYRSAK from the coding sequence ATGGTATATTTTATAGGTGCAGGGCCAGGAGATCCTGATTTAATTACTGTCAAAGGAAAGAAAATTGTAGAACAAGCAGATGTTATTATTTATGCAGGTTCTTTAGTAAATAAACAAATTATAGATTGTAGAAAAAAAGATGCGATTGTTTATAATAGTGCCTCTATGACCCTAGAAGAGGTAATAGATACAATAGAAAAAGCTGAAAAAGAAGGAAAACTTGTAGCTAGAGTACATACAGGAGATCCGAGTATTTATGGTGCCATAAGAGAGCAAATGGATTTATTAGAAGAAAAGGGAATTGATTATAAGATTATACCAGGAGTAAGTTCTTTTGTAGGAGCTGCAGCTGCTATTAATAAAGAATTTACCCTACCAGGGGTTACACAAACTGTAATATTAACAAGAATGGAAGGAAGAACACCAGTTCCAGAAAAAGAAAGTCTTGAAAGTTTGGCTAAGCATAGAGCTTCTATGTGTATATTCTTATCTGTACATATGATTGATGAAGTAATAAAGCGGCTTTCTACCCATTATCCTATGAATACACCAATTGCGGTCATTCAAAAAGCTACTTGGGATGATCAAAAAATAGTCCTCGGAACACTACAAAATATTGCTCAAAAAGTAAAAATAGCAGGCATTACAAAAACAGCACAAATTCTAGTAGGCGATTTCCTGGGAAATGAATACGAATATTCAAAGCTTTATGATAAGAATTTTAGCCATGAATATAGGTCTGCAAAATAA
- the cbiG gene encoding cobalt-precorrin 5A hydrolase, which produces MDKAIITLTKGGTELGMKLLEHIDKAVLYTNPKFYIKEKHVKKIDGKIVEFIGKIFNKYKCLIFIMATGIVVRSIAPYIKDKKIDPAVIVLDEEGKNVISLLSGHIGGANEYTNKIASILNANPVITTASDVKNTLAVDTLAMELNCEIEDFQDATKVTAHIVNGEKVGIISDICIGRVLPENMVEIDFKNKPHEEFKGFIYITDKRILSPVESDCVVLRPKNIVIGIGCRRKKPVDKIIEAIEDSLISLNISKKSIKHIATVDVKKNEEGIIQAAKLLGVPLVIVDREKIKEVEDQFKGSEFVKKRIGVCAVSEPVAFLSSESGQMIQKKKVYDGITIAVFREGEKKNGNCCNRN; this is translated from the coding sequence ATGGATAAAGCAATCATTACCCTTACAAAAGGTGGAACTGAGCTTGGGATGAAATTATTAGAACACATAGATAAAGCTGTTTTATACACAAATCCCAAGTTTTATATAAAAGAGAAGCATGTAAAGAAAATAGATGGCAAAATTGTTGAATTTATAGGAAAGATATTCAACAAATATAAATGCTTGATTTTTATCATGGCTACGGGAATCGTTGTAAGATCTATAGCTCCTTATATTAAAGATAAAAAAATAGATCCAGCTGTTATTGTTTTAGATGAAGAGGGGAAAAATGTAATTAGTTTATTGTCAGGTCATATTGGAGGAGCTAATGAGTATACAAATAAAATTGCAAGTATTTTAAATGCAAATCCTGTGATTACTACAGCATCTGATGTAAAAAATACTTTAGCTGTAGATACATTAGCTATGGAACTTAATTGTGAAATAGAAGATTTTCAAGATGCTACAAAGGTTACAGCACACATTGTAAATGGAGAAAAGGTTGGAATTATTTCGGATATTTGTATTGGTAGAGTATTGCCTGAAAACATGGTAGAAATTGATTTTAAAAATAAACCACATGAAGAATTTAAAGGATTTATTTATATTACGGATAAAAGAATTTTAAGTCCTGTAGAAAGTGATTGCGTTGTACTTAGACCCAAAAATATTGTTATAGGCATTGGTTGTAGGCGCAAAAAGCCTGTTGATAAAATTATAGAAGCTATTGAGGATAGTCTAATATCTTTGAATATATCAAAAAAGAGCATAAAGCATATTGCTACTGTAGATGTAAAAAAGAATGAAGAAGGGATAATACAAGCAGCAAAATTATTAGGAGTACCTTTAGTAATTGTAGATAGAGAAAAAATTAAAGAAGTAGAAGATCAATTTAAAGGTTCAGAATTTGTAAAAAAAAGAATAGGCGTTTGTGCAGTAAGTGAACCAGTAGCATTTTTAAGCAGTGAAAGTGGTCAAATGATTCAAAAAAAGAAAGTTTATGATGGTATAACGATTGCAGTATTTAGAGAAGGTGAGAAGAAAAATGGAAATTGTTGTAATCGGAATTAA
- the hemA gene encoding glutamyl-tRNA reductase codes for MEIVVIGINHKNSPLEIREKVSFSKSNLEKAYALLKRNAYIDEVVILSTCNRSEITAVVTDVDKGISSLKTFYSHFFYLENTLLEKHFFINVSDHAVKHVFQLAAGLESLVLGEDQILGQVRQAHSYALEIGMTGKILNKLYREAITTAKRIKRETAISQNSLSISSIAVKFVEQIFGDLTNKKVLVIGVGKMSRIAIENLIYKGVKEIYVTNRTVGHAIDLSERYKEIRVIEFQERYKMIPNIDIIITSTSAPHYVLKKEEVKKYHCKGDKLCIVDIAVPRDVDPEIGKLQGVSLYALDELKRVSIENMESRLEAAKEAIEMIIEECIKFENWYNCLPVFPVIEEIQDHSLEILEEEMESLMKRLDKVSTKDKELIEIVMRSLTKKLIKRPILNLKRAGEDRKGKLYAKIASELFGMNAYSCKKDWGQKNA; via the coding sequence ATGGAAATTGTTGTAATCGGAATTAATCACAAAAATTCCCCACTTGAGATTAGAGAAAAAGTTTCATTTTCAAAAAGTAATCTAGAAAAAGCATATGCACTATTGAAAAGGAATGCATATATAGATGAAGTTGTAATTTTATCGACTTGTAATCGAAGTGAGATTACTGCAGTTGTTACAGATGTTGATAAAGGTATAAGTTCACTTAAAACATTTTATAGTCATTTTTTTTATTTAGAAAATACATTACTTGAAAAGCATTTCTTTATAAATGTATCAGATCATGCAGTAAAACATGTTTTTCAGCTAGCAGCAGGACTGGAGTCTTTAGTTTTAGGGGAAGATCAAATATTAGGACAAGTAAGACAGGCACATTCATATGCTTTAGAAATAGGAATGACGGGCAAAATACTCAATAAATTGTATCGAGAAGCCATTACAACTGCAAAAAGAATAAAAAGAGAAACGGCTATATCACAAAATTCTTTGTCTATTAGTTCTATTGCTGTAAAATTTGTTGAGCAGATATTCGGAGATTTAACTAACAAAAAGGTATTGGTTATTGGTGTTGGAAAAATGAGTCGAATAGCAATAGAAAACCTAATCTATAAAGGGGTAAAAGAAATATATGTAACGAATAGAACGGTAGGTCATGCTATAGATTTATCTGAAAGATATAAAGAAATTCGTGTTATTGAATTTCAAGAAAGATATAAGATGATTCCAAATATAGATATTATTATTACTTCAACGAGTGCACCCCATTATGTGCTAAAGAAAGAAGAGGTTAAAAAGTATCATTGTAAAGGGGATAAGCTTTGTATTGTGGATATTGCAGTTCCAAGAGATGTAGATCCTGAAATTGGAAAGCTTCAAGGTGTTTCTTTATATGCATTAGATGAACTAAAAAGAGTATCTATTGAAAACATGGAGTCAAGATTAGAAGCAGCAAAAGAAGCTATTGAGATGATCATTGAAGAATGTATTAAGTTTGAAAATTGGTATAATTGTCTACCAGTGTTTCCAGTTATAGAAGAAATACAAGATCATAGCTTAGAAATATTAGAAGAAGAAATGGAAAGCTTAATGAAAAGACTTGATAAAGTTTCAACGAAAGATAAAGAACTGATTGAAATTGTTATGAGAAGTTTAACAAAAAAACTTATAAAGAGGCCTATTTTAAACTTAAAGAGAGCAGGAGAAGATCGAAAAGGCAAATTATATGCAAAAATTGCTAGTGAATTGTTTGGAATGAATGCATACAGTTGTAAAAAAGATTGGGGGCAAAAAAATGCTTAA
- the cobJ gene encoding precorrin-3B C(17)-methyltransferase has protein sequence MLKTGKIYVVGLGPGDRLHMSERARRAILDSEAVVGYKTYIHLIEDLLEGKEVIDSGMRKEVERCNLTLDKALEGKNVSIISSGDAGVYGMAGIMLEVVNEKKVQVEIEVIPGITAANAAASVLGAPMMHDFAVISLSDLLTDWELIKKRIECASIGDFVVALYNPKSKGRVHQIEEAREIMLKHKLPNTPVGIVRNAKRSGEEVVITDLENMLNHSIDMFTVVIIGNAKTYVKNGKMITPRGYHL, from the coding sequence ATGCTTAAAACTGGAAAAATATATGTAGTAGGATTAGGACCTGGAGATAGATTGCATATGAGCGAGAGAGCGCGCAGGGCTATTTTAGATTCTGAAGCAGTGGTAGGATATAAAACGTATATTCATTTGATAGAAGATTTACTTGAAGGTAAAGAAGTAATTGACTCAGGAATGAGAAAAGAAGTAGAAAGATGTAATCTAACTTTAGATAAGGCACTAGAAGGAAAAAATGTTTCAATTATTAGCAGTGGAGATGCAGGCGTTTATGGGATGGCAGGGATTATGCTTGAAGTAGTAAATGAGAAGAAGGTGCAAGTGGAAATAGAAGTGATACCGGGAATTACTGCTGCTAATGCAGCGGCATCAGTCCTCGGAGCGCCGATGATGCATGATTTTGCAGTTATATCTTTAAGTGATTTATTGACAGACTGGGAATTAATAAAGAAAAGGATTGAATGTGCATCTATAGGAGATTTTGTAGTAGCATTATATAATCCTAAAAGTAAAGGTAGAGTACATCAAATAGAAGAAGCGAGAGAGATTATGTTAAAACATAAATTACCAAATACACCTGTAGGAATTGTAAGGAATGCAAAAAGAAGTGGTGAAGAAGTTGTAATCACTGATTTAGAAAATATGTTAAATCATTCTATTGATATGTTTACAGTTGTTATAATAGGAAATGCAAAAACTTATGTTAAAAATGGAAAAATGATTACGCCTAGAGGGTATCATCTATGA
- a CDS encoding cobalt-precorrin-6A reductase produces the protein MIMVLSGTKDGREVVKLLLECGYPLIVTTATTYGASLIEKKELCTVIPKKLSKKEMEKLIVNKKIKLLIDATHPYAEEVSENAMKACENTNIIYYRYERKKSKIDVYKEIIQYVPSYEKAVEKLKDFKGNILLTTGSKTLEMFANCLDESRLFPRVLPVSDVIKKCEMLKIKPSNIIAMQGPFSMEMNMEMIKKYKIDILVSKESGNMGGTLEKLEAAKKMKIPVLLIERPKIEYKNILSSVEDLMNKVSEIYG, from the coding sequence ATGATTATGGTTTTGAGTGGTACAAAAGACGGCAGAGAAGTTGTAAAGCTTCTTTTAGAGTGTGGCTATCCATTGATTGTAACAACAGCTACAACTTATGGTGCAAGCTTGATAGAAAAGAAAGAACTATGTACAGTTATACCTAAAAAACTGAGCAAAAAAGAGATGGAAAAATTAATTGTGAATAAAAAAATAAAATTGCTAATTGATGCAACCCATCCTTATGCAGAAGAAGTTTCAGAAAATGCCATGAAAGCCTGTGAAAATACAAATATTATTTATTATCGATATGAAAGAAAAAAATCCAAAATAGATGTATATAAAGAGATTATTCAATATGTTCCAAGTTATGAAAAAGCAGTAGAAAAATTAAAAGATTTTAAAGGAAACATCTTGTTAACAACAGGAAGCAAAACATTAGAAATGTTTGCAAATTGTTTGGATGAAAGCAGGTTGTTTCCACGTGTACTGCCAGTTAGCGATGTAATTAAAAAATGTGAAATGCTTAAGATAAAACCATCAAATATTATTGCGATGCAAGGACCATTTTCTATGGAAATGAATATGGAAATGATAAAAAAATATAAAATAGATATTTTGGTATCTAAAGAAAGCGGTAATATGGGAGGGACTCTTGAAAAATTAGAAGCTGCTAAAAAAATGAAAATCCCAGTATTGTTAATTGAAAGACCAAAGATAGAATATAAAAATATATTAAGTAGTGTAGAGGACTTAATGAATAAAGTGAGTGAAATATATGGCTAA
- a CDS encoding precorrin-2 dehydrogenase/sirohydrochlorin ferrochelatase family protein — protein sequence MAKYYPIMLDISNKRCVVIGGGNVAERKVNSLLEHGAKVTVISPKITEKLREFQLKNKIKWIKREYRLGDIKGYYLVYVATDNRKVNESCLEEAKRRRHINKCCRSTSYV from the coding sequence ATGGCTAAATACTATCCTATTATGTTAGATATTTCTAATAAAAGATGCGTTGTTATTGGAGGGGGTAATGTAGCAGAGAGAAAAGTTAATTCTCTATTAGAACATGGTGCAAAAGTTACTGTTATAAGTCCTAAGATAACAGAGAAACTAAGAGAATTTCAACTAAAGAATAAAATCAAATGGATAAAAAGAGAGTATCGATTAGGAGACATTAAGGGCTATTATTTAGTATATGTTGCAACAGATAATAGGAAGGTTAATGAAAGTTGTTTAGAAGAAGCAAAAAGAAGAAGACATATTAATAAATGTTGTAGATCAACCAGCTATGTGTAA
- a CDS encoding precorrin-2 dehydrogenase/sirohydrochlorin ferrochelatase family protein, with protein sequence MCNFIVPASVKRGDLHITVSTNGKSPMLSKKIKEDLEETFGEEYIEYINALGDLRKLVLEEIDDIKIRKKVFQKFIYNDLLNQYKRGEIEDIKKALNELYNKVIQEF encoded by the coding sequence ATGTGTAATTTTATCGTTCCTGCTTCCGTAAAAAGGGGAGATTTACATATAACTGTTTCAACAAATGGAAAAAGTCCTATGCTATCTAAAAAAATAAAAGAAGATTTAGAAGAAACCTTTGGAGAAGAATATATTGAATATATAAATGCTTTGGGGGATTTAAGAAAGCTTGTTTTAGAAGAGATTGATGATATAAAAATAAGGAAAAAAGTATTTCAAAAATTTATATATAATGATTTATTAAATCAGTATAAAAGAGGAGAAATTGAAGATATAAAAAAAGCTTTAAATGAGTTATATAATAAAGTCATACAAGAATTCTAG
- the hemC gene encoding hydroxymethylbilane synthase, with the protein MIKKKVVVGSRASDLALNQTYWVIDRLRENFPQFTYEVVKIRTIGDKILDKTLNKIGGKGLFVKEIEAALLNNEIDMAVHSMKDVPTEMVNDLMIGAITDREDVRDVLISKDGLGLESLRIGARIGTSSLRRAAQLLSYRPDFVIEPIRGNIATRMNKIETMDLDGVILAAAGILRMGWKDKISEYISNNICTPAVGQGALGIQIRKDDDFMKSIVKKLNNSDVEIAVKAERSFMKTLNGGCHVPIGAYAQTQGDRIFMTTVIASPDGKDLIKLQDVCEKENFEALGVKMAKESLKNGGEKILKNIEVGD; encoded by the coding sequence ATGATAAAAAAGAAAGTTGTTGTTGGTTCAAGGGCAAGTGATCTTGCTTTGAATCAAACCTATTGGGTAATTGATCGATTAAGAGAAAATTTTCCTCAATTCACGTATGAAGTAGTAAAAATTAGAACAATCGGGGATAAAATTTTAGATAAAACATTGAATAAAATTGGTGGAAAAGGTCTATTTGTAAAAGAAATTGAAGCAGCTCTTCTGAATAATGAAATTGATATGGCTGTACATAGCATGAAGGATGTACCAACAGAGATGGTTAACGATTTAATGATAGGAGCTATCACAGATAGAGAAGATGTAAGGGATGTTTTAATTAGTAAAGATGGATTAGGGCTTGAAAGTCTAAGAATTGGTGCTAGAATTGGTACAAGCAGTTTAAGAAGGGCAGCACAACTTTTATCTTATAGACCTGATTTTGTGATTGAGCCTATTCGTGGAAATATTGCAACACGAATGAATAAAATAGAAACAATGGACTTAGATGGTGTTATTTTAGCAGCTGCGGGAATCTTGCGAATGGGGTGGAAAGACAAAATTTCGGAGTATATTTCTAATAATATATGTACGCCAGCTGTTGGGCAAGGAGCATTAGGGATACAAATTAGAAAAGATGATGATTTTATGAAGTCTATTGTAAAAAAGTTAAATAATTCTGATGTTGAGATTGCAGTAAAAGCAGAAAGAAGCTTTATGAAAACACTAAATGGAGGATGTCATGTTCCAATAGGTGCATATGCACAGACACAAGGAGATAGAATTTTTATGACAACAGTCATTGCCTCACCAGATGGAAAAGATTTAATTAAATTACAGGATGTGTGTGAAAAAGAGAACTTTGAAGCACTTGGTGTAAAAATGGCAAAGGAAAGCCTAAAGAATGGTGGAGAGAAAATATTAAAAAATATTGAGGTAGGTGACTAA
- the cobA gene encoding uroporphyrinogen-III C-methyltransferase, whose translation MAIGKVFLIGAGPGDYKLITLKGIECIQKADVVLYDRLASPKLLKFAREDAELIYVGKAPNNHAYTQEEINDVLVKKASEGKIVARLKGGDPFVFGRGGEEAQKLKENGISFEIVPGITSAISVPAYSGIPVTHRNVSSSFHVITGNEDPTKEENVVDYKALAKIEGTLIFLMGVKNIGKICESLIKYGQSPDRPVAVIMKGTTIEQKMIKGTLSNIYDKVKENDFKNPSIIIIGEVVNLSEVLGWYEKKALFGKKVLVTRTRQQASYLSRKLESLGAEAIEFPTIKIEKPKVFDEIDKAIGKIEQYQWIIFTSVNGVVAFFERMKRLNFDIRLLYNAKLVAIGPATAKSLEDRGFTIEYVPEEYRAEGIIEGLKDKIKEGDFVLLPRADIAREVLIKELQNIGAKVDNIHVYHTVVPKQDREKLLKILKDDGIDVITFTSSSTVKNFMEILGEENRFLLKDKKMAVIGPITEETAKDLGLNVVIKAKEYTIDGLVTAIKNYYNQ comes from the coding sequence GTGGCGATAGGAAAAGTTTTTTTAATAGGAGCGGGTCCTGGAGACTACAAATTAATAACGTTAAAGGGAATAGAGTGTATTCAAAAAGCAGATGTTGTATTATATGATAGATTGGCAAGCCCTAAATTATTAAAATTTGCTAGAGAAGATGCAGAGTTAATTTATGTAGGAAAAGCTCCAAATAATCATGCATATACACAAGAAGAAATTAATGATGTACTTGTTAAAAAAGCTTCAGAAGGAAAAATAGTTGCTAGATTAAAAGGAGGAGATCCTTTTGTTTTTGGAAGAGGTGGAGAAGAAGCACAGAAACTAAAGGAAAATGGAATAAGTTTTGAAATTGTTCCTGGGATTACTTCAGCTATATCAGTGCCAGCTTATTCAGGTATACCTGTAACCCATAGAAATGTAAGTTCTTCTTTTCATGTTATTACTGGCAATGAGGATCCAACAAAAGAAGAAAATGTAGTAGATTATAAAGCTCTAGCGAAAATAGAAGGAACCCTTATTTTTCTAATGGGTGTAAAAAATATTGGGAAAATATGTGAAAGTCTTATAAAATATGGTCAAAGTCCTGATAGACCAGTAGCAGTAATTATGAAAGGAACTACAATAGAACAAAAAATGATTAAAGGAACTTTATCAAATATTTATGATAAAGTAAAAGAGAATGATTTTAAGAATCCATCCATTATTATTATAGGTGAGGTTGTAAATTTATCTGAAGTATTAGGGTGGTATGAAAAAAAAGCTTTATTTGGAAAGAAAGTATTAGTTACAAGAACAAGACAACAAGCAAGTTATTTATCGAGAAAACTTGAAAGTTTAGGGGCTGAAGCAATAGAGTTTCCAACGATAAAAATAGAAAAGCCAAAAGTTTTTGATGAAATAGACAAAGCTATAGGGAAAATAGAGCAGTATCAGTGGATCATATTTACGAGTGTGAATGGTGTTGTTGCATTTTTTGAGCGAATGAAGCGATTAAACTTTGATATAAGATTATTGTATAATGCTAAGCTTGTTGCTATAGGACCTGCTACTGCTAAGAGTTTAGAAGATAGAGGCTTTACTATTGAATATGTGCCAGAAGAATATAGAGCAGAAGGAATTATTGAAGGGCTAAAAGACAAGATAAAAGAGGGAGATTTTGTGCTTTTACCAAGAGCAGATATTGCAAGAGAAGTGTTAATCAAAGAGTTACAAAATATAGGTGCGAAAGTTGACAATATACATGTTTATCATACAGTTGTGCCGAAACAAGATAGAGAGAAGCTATTAAAAATACTTAAAGATGATGGAATAGATGTGATTACTTTTACTAGTTCTTCTACAGTGAAAAATTTCATGGAGATTTTAGGAGAAGAAAACAGATTTTTATTAAAAGATAAAAAAATGGCTGTTATTGGACCGATTA